Below is a genomic region from Methanoregula sp..
CTTGTATCGTTTCTATCCAATCCGAAACACCTTCAAGATACTTGGTTACCCACATGGCATTTTCGTAAAAATGATTCATATCAACAGTATATTTTTCAGCAATTTGTGGATATCTGTAGGCAAATGATTTAGGGTCTTTTTGATAAATCTCGTTAATATAAAATTTAACACGTTTGAAATTAGCTAGATTTGTACGGTTACATTCAAAATTATCTGGTTCTGGTTCCATGGAGCTTAACCATTCCATTAACAATTTGTCGCAATAATCCCAAAGCTTCTTAATATCGTGACCGTATTTTTTTTTTAATTTTTCTTCATCGATAATCTTTGAATGTAGTTCTAATTCTAGAGTAATAATCAATTCCTTCAACTTAATTTCCAAGTATTGACGAAATACATATAATATAGGATAACAACGATCTGACGTGCAAACACCAGTCTTCGCTTCTTTTAACAATACATCAATAGCCCATTTCCATCCAAATGATAAAAATCTCCAAGGTGGAATATCATCAAAATCATTTAAGCCACGACTTTTTTTGGATAAAGCAGTTCCTCTAAACAAAGAAGTTGCCTTTGGAGTCAAAGTGGAATTAGGGTTCATATAAAACAAAATAATAATTATTCACTATTTAGAACTATTCGAAGGCATGGTATTTGAAAACTCCATCTACATTTCGCCGTTGTTTGATACACTACTTGAACTTCTCTACTGGTTTACTGTGACTTATTCTATATGAGCCTGGGGGCCTTTATGAGCATCAGACGTTCCATTCAGAATTAGTCTACAGTAGCCTTGAGGTGTGAGCCATTCGGGCTCGACATCACTCCAGCACGCTTCGTGGCGGGATTAAGTTACAGACTGTCCGCAAATTTAGGATAGAACGATATAGCCTACGTGGCGGGCGATTATGATAACGCCCTTCAAGAGGCGACACAGTCAGCCTCTTGTGCGGGAGGTCGGTTGATGCGACCGCATGAAAGAAACGCGGTTCATCGCCGTTGAACCTATGAACTTTTATAAAAAACAAAGTGAAACATTGACTTTCTTTAAAAACCATCACGCCGGCCTTATCTCGACCAGCTTCAGCGCACGGCCCTTGTCGCAGATGTTGGGAGCATTTCCCAGCACATCAACGACAACATACTTCTCGCCGTCCGTAACACCATCCGGCCGGCAGAGCGGATAACTCCGGCAATCGGACTTGTTGCAGGAAAGCTCGGTTTTTATCTTGGAGTTGACGATCGCCATATCGGCATTGATAAGCGCAGTGATCGGCGCTTCCATCACCTCGACTGCTGTAGCACCGTTCAGGTGAACCGGACAATCATGGTGCGTGGACCTGACCGTGACGATACGGTACTTCCGTCCCTTCTGGAGGTTGTGGCACGCTTTTTTCACCTTGCAGGTATCGCACTCCGCAATTTCACCCTCATAGATGAACTCGACATTCGGTTTTGCGAGCACCGTTCCCACCAGCGTAACCTTTGTTTTTGTTTCTGACAATGCCACTCACTCCTTGTAGAGCATCTGCACGAGTTTTTCCGCGGATTCCCGTGTGAGGCCCATATCGAATATTGTAAAGCGCTCGGGACGGATAGTCTTTGCCATC
It encodes:
- a CDS encoding UPF0179 family protein, producing the protein MSETKTKVTLVGTVLAKPNVEFIYEGEIAECDTCKVKKACHNLQKGRKYRIVTVRSTHHDCPVHLNGATAVEVMEAPITALINADMAIVNSKIKTELSCNKSDCRSYPLCRPDGVTDGEKYVVVDVLGNAPNICDKGRALKLVEIRPA